In the genome of Paenibacillus sp. FSL R5-0766, one region contains:
- a CDS encoding DUF896 domain-containing protein encodes MIPILGRINELSRKQRSSVGLTKAEQSEQHELRKQYLQAIRGQVLTTMLAVSVVDPLGHDVTPEKLTNEKLQRREQAGQ; translated from the coding sequence ATGATTCCTATTTTGGGACGCATTAACGAATTAAGTCGAAAACAACGCAGCAGCGTCGGTTTGACAAAAGCAGAACAAAGCGAGCAGCACGAGCTTAGAAAACAATATTTGCAGGCTATTCGAGGTCAGGTACTGACAACCATGCTGGCAGTATCCGTTGTGGACCCGCTGGGGCATGATGTGACCCCTGAGAAATTAACCAATGAAAAATTGCAGCGCCGGGAACAGGCCGGCCAATAG
- a CDS encoding DeoR/GlpR family DNA-binding transcription regulator produces MLTEERYAAIIERLHLQGIVKLQELVDVLGASESTIRRDLIDLESRQMLKRIHGGAALVNEKTLEPGMEEKTFKNIQQKTTIARLAAQEIENGECIYLDAGTTTLAMIPFIEAKDVTVVTNGLSHVEALVSKRIRSYLLGGMMKIHTKAVIGSIALQNMDNFRFDKCFLGSNGVDPEMGYTTPDPEEALIKRRAHQLSGKSYVLADSSKIGEITFAKLFDLEEADLITEQMPEHWRPGIAQKTKIIEG; encoded by the coding sequence ATGCTGACTGAAGAACGATATGCTGCAATTATAGAGCGCTTACATTTACAGGGAATTGTGAAATTACAAGAGCTTGTTGATGTGTTAGGTGCTTCTGAATCAACGATTAGACGTGATTTGATTGATCTGGAGAGTCGTCAGATGCTCAAACGCATCCACGGCGGTGCCGCACTGGTGAATGAAAAAACGCTGGAACCAGGCATGGAAGAAAAAACATTCAAAAACATTCAACAAAAAACGACGATTGCCCGTTTGGCTGCACAGGAGATCGAAAATGGCGAATGCATTTATCTGGATGCAGGGACGACAACGTTAGCCATGATTCCTTTCATTGAAGCTAAGGATGTAACGGTTGTTACTAACGGACTTTCACATGTTGAAGCTTTGGTAAGCAAGCGTATTCGCAGTTATTTGCTCGGAGGTATGATGAAAATTCATACGAAAGCAGTCATTGGCAGTATCGCATTACAGAACATGGATAATTTCCGTTTTGATAAATGTTTTCTTGGAAGCAACGGAGTTGATCCTGAAATGGGGTATACAACACCGGATCCGGAGGAAGCCTTGATTAAAAGGCGTGCACATCAATTGTCGGGAAAATCTTATGTGCTGGCTGATTCCAGCAAAATAGGGGAAATTACTTTTGCCAAATTGTTTGATTTGGAGGAGGCCGATTTGATTACCGAGCAGATGCCAGAACATTGGCGGCCTGGAATCGCCCAGAAAACTAAAATAATTGAGGGATAA
- a CDS encoding class I SAM-dependent methyltransferase, with protein MSDVIKSQVQKQFAKNAGKYVTSAGHAKGEDLALLVASSQATPDMNVLDIATRGGHVANALAPLVQRVTALDLTEEMLQVAEAFILGNGHGNVDFVAGDAEKLPFDDDVFDLVTCRIAAHHFPDVSSFVHEALRVMKPGGRLLFIDNVAPERDENDQFYNEVEKCRDTSHVRAWRKTEWIHMLEYAGFRMETMVSFQKRFKFEEWCNRAALPERERGELEASMLSAPSIIRNFFNFEVTKNGKLDSFQGESVYIQAIKPTHI; from the coding sequence ATGTCTGATGTAATCAAAAGTCAGGTGCAGAAGCAGTTTGCGAAAAATGCAGGTAAATACGTGACGAGTGCGGGGCATGCCAAAGGTGAAGATCTCGCGTTGCTCGTGGCTTCATCTCAAGCCACTCCGGATATGAACGTGCTGGATATCGCCACTCGAGGAGGGCATGTCGCTAATGCATTGGCTCCACTTGTTCAGCGGGTGACAGCCCTCGATCTAACGGAAGAAATGCTTCAGGTAGCTGAAGCGTTTATCCTGGGGAATGGACACGGTAATGTAGATTTTGTAGCCGGGGATGCAGAGAAGCTGCCATTCGATGATGATGTCTTTGACCTAGTGACCTGCCGAATTGCTGCCCACCATTTTCCGGACGTTTCTTCGTTTGTTCATGAGGCATTACGAGTCATGAAGCCCGGTGGAAGGTTGTTATTCATTGACAACGTGGCACCTGAACGTGATGAGAATGATCAGTTTTACAATGAAGTGGAGAAGTGCCGGGATACAAGCCATGTTCGAGCATGGCGCAAGACGGAATGGATTCATATGCTGGAGTATGCCGGCTTCCGAATGGAAACGATGGTTTCCTTTCAGAAACGCTTTAAGTTTGAAGAATGGTGTAACCGTGCAGCACTGCCGGAACGGGAGAGAGGTGAGCTTGAGGCAAGCATGTTGAGTGCACCGTCCATCATTAGAAATTTTTTCAATTTTGAAGTGACCAAGAACGGGAAGCTTGACAGCTTCCAAGGAGAAAGTGTGTATATCCAAGCGATTAAACCGACTCATATCTGA
- a CDS encoding PTS fructose transporter subunit IIABC yields the protein MRITDLMIQETMIMDLQATTKDEAIDELIASLNRSGRINDPVLFKEMIYKREAESSTGIGGGIAMPHAKTTAVNEPTVVFAKSRKGLDFEALDDQPAHVFFMIAAPEGAGNTHLRTLAALSRLLIDSDFISQLMSTDTPAEVSALFDAKQAEAAEKEAAKEKVKAEKAANAASTSTTGQQQNTSGVIVGNANSEDFVVAVTACPTGIAHTFMAEDALKKKAQEMGINIRVETNGSEGAQNVLTADEIARAKGVIVAADKNVEMARFDGKPVLQRPVSDGIRKSEELIRKAVNGDAPIYRSQGGNAKEEGANTGKISVGSKIYKDLMNGISHMLPFVVGGGILLAISFLFEQLASPENPLVQLLQTIGGGTGAFHFLIPVLAGFIAMSIGDRPALMPGMVGGLMAVNSNAGFLGGLAAGFLAGYVVVGLRKLFKGLPKAIDGLKPILLYPVFGLLIVGAISFYVFDPIFGSLNTWLVDALGNLGTGNAVLLGLLLGGMMSIDMGGPFNKAAYTFAIGVFTSSGNTDGAWMAAVMAGGMVPPLAIALATTFFKSKFTEQERKSGLTNYVLGFSFITEGAIPFAAADPLRVLTSCILGSAVAGGLTQLWSINVPAPHGGIFVAALANHALLFLLAVAIGSVISGLILGLWKKSPTLVK from the coding sequence ATGAGAATAACAGACTTGATGATCCAGGAAACGATGATCATGGACCTGCAAGCCACAACCAAAGATGAGGCTATTGATGAACTGATTGCAAGCCTGAACCGAAGCGGACGAATTAATGATCCGGTCCTGTTCAAGGAAATGATCTATAAAAGAGAAGCAGAATCCAGCACGGGGATCGGTGGCGGAATTGCGATGCCACATGCCAAGACAACAGCAGTGAACGAACCAACGGTTGTATTTGCCAAGAGTAGAAAAGGGCTTGATTTTGAAGCGTTGGATGATCAGCCAGCTCATGTGTTCTTCATGATTGCGGCTCCAGAAGGCGCTGGTAATACCCATCTGCGTACGCTTGCAGCTCTTTCCAGGTTGTTGATTGATAGCGATTTCATCTCACAATTGATGAGTACAGATACACCTGCCGAAGTTAGTGCATTGTTTGATGCCAAACAGGCAGAAGCAGCGGAGAAGGAAGCAGCCAAAGAAAAAGTAAAAGCTGAAAAAGCAGCAAATGCCGCATCCACTTCTACTACTGGTCAGCAACAGAATACTTCTGGTGTGATTGTAGGTAATGCCAATTCAGAAGATTTTGTTGTTGCGGTTACAGCCTGTCCAACCGGAATAGCGCATACGTTTATGGCTGAAGATGCACTTAAAAAGAAAGCTCAGGAAATGGGCATTAATATTCGCGTAGAGACCAACGGTTCCGAAGGAGCGCAGAATGTTCTCACAGCTGATGAGATCGCTCGTGCTAAAGGGGTTATCGTTGCTGCAGACAAAAATGTGGAGATGGCACGTTTCGATGGCAAACCGGTATTGCAAAGACCGGTGAGTGATGGAATTCGTAAATCCGAAGAGCTGATTCGCAAAGCCGTTAACGGTGACGCGCCGATCTATCGCAGCCAAGGCGGAAATGCCAAAGAAGAGGGCGCAAACACTGGCAAAATCAGTGTAGGTAGCAAAATCTATAAAGATCTGATGAACGGTATCTCGCATATGCTACCATTCGTTGTAGGTGGCGGCATCCTGCTAGCAATCTCCTTCTTGTTCGAACAGCTCGCTAGCCCTGAGAATCCGCTTGTGCAACTGCTTCAAACGATCGGTGGCGGAACAGGTGCGTTCCACTTCCTGATTCCGGTACTTGCCGGATTTATCGCGATGAGCATTGGTGATCGCCCGGCCCTGATGCCTGGTATGGTCGGTGGATTGATGGCAGTTAACTCAAACGCCGGTTTCCTTGGTGGTTTGGCTGCTGGTTTCCTGGCGGGTTATGTCGTTGTTGGTCTCCGTAAGTTGTTCAAAGGATTGCCAAAAGCGATTGATGGCTTGAAACCAATCTTGCTGTATCCGGTATTTGGTTTACTGATCGTGGGTGCCATCAGTTTCTATGTCTTTGATCCAATCTTTGGTTCCCTGAACACCTGGCTGGTAGATGCACTGGGTAACCTGGGTACAGGTAATGCGGTATTGCTGGGCTTGCTGCTTGGCGGCATGATGTCCATCGATATGGGTGGACCGTTCAACAAAGCGGCTTACACCTTCGCCATTGGGGTATTCACATCCAGTGGTAACACAGACGGTGCATGGATGGCAGCGGTTATGGCAGGCGGTATGGTGCCTCCTCTGGCGATTGCACTTGCAACAACGTTCTTCAAATCCAAATTTACAGAGCAAGAACGCAAATCAGGCTTGACTAACTATGTACTTGGATTCTCTTTCATTACAGAAGGTGCAATTCCATTTGCTGCGGCTGATCCATTGCGTGTATTGACTTCTTGTATTCTGGGTTCCGCTGTTGCTGGCGGATTGACACAACTGTGGAGCATTAATGTGCCAGCTCCGCACGGCGGCATCTTTGTTGCAGCACTGGCGAACCACGCATTATTGTTCCTGCTCGCTGTTGCAATTGGTTCTGTGATCTCTGGTCTGATTCTGGGACTGTGGAAGAAGTCACCAACACTTGTGAAGTAA
- the pfkB gene encoding 1-phosphofructokinase produces the protein MIYTITLNPSIDYIVEVDELKLGGLNRMNRDLKLPGGKGINVSRILNQLGADNTAIGFLGGFTGRFINDKLQEDNIRTDFVTIADDTRINIKLKHGEETEINGLGPAISAEEAEQLLHRLSSLEKGDIVILSGSVPPSLGTDFYDRLIKVCKQTGAEFVIDTTGPALMEALEHAPLLVKPNHHELAELFGVTIDTREELVLYGRKLLEAGAKHVLISMAGEGALFITKAEVHHANVPKGTVKNSVGAGDSMIGGFVGTYVQSGDLLEAFRTGVASGSATAFSDDLATRKLIDELRNQVTITTI, from the coding sequence ATGATATATACGATAACACTTAACCCGTCCATTGATTACATCGTGGAAGTGGATGAGCTAAAACTTGGCGGATTGAATCGAATGAATCGGGATTTGAAGCTCCCTGGCGGCAAAGGCATTAATGTCTCTCGCATACTGAATCAACTTGGAGCAGATAACACGGCTATTGGTTTCCTTGGTGGATTCACGGGACGTTTCATTAATGACAAGTTGCAAGAAGATAACATTCGGACAGACTTTGTCACAATTGCAGACGATACTCGCATTAACATCAAGCTGAAGCATGGAGAAGAGACAGAGATTAATGGTCTTGGACCTGCAATTAGTGCCGAAGAGGCAGAGCAGTTGCTTCACAGATTGTCTTCATTGGAAAAAGGAGATATTGTCATCCTCTCCGGAAGTGTACCGCCTTCACTTGGAACGGATTTTTATGATCGTCTCATTAAAGTCTGCAAGCAGACGGGTGCCGAATTTGTGATTGATACAACTGGCCCTGCGTTAATGGAAGCTCTTGAACATGCACCATTGCTGGTGAAGCCAAATCATCATGAACTGGCTGAACTGTTTGGTGTAACGATTGATACACGCGAGGAACTGGTGTTATACGGGCGTAAGTTGCTGGAAGCCGGTGCCAAACATGTGTTGATCTCCATGGCAGGCGAGGGTGCACTATTCATTACCAAAGCGGAAGTTCATCATGCGAATGTGCCAAAAGGCACTGTGAAAAACTCGGTTGGTGCCGGTGACTCCATGATTGGCGGATTCGTAGGTACCTATGTACAGAGCGGAGATTTGCTGGAAGCTTTCCGCACAGGGGTTGCATCTGGAAGCGCAACTGCGTTCTCGGATGATCTGGCAACACGTAAATTAATTGATGAATTGCGTAATCAAGTAACCATTACGACGATCTAG
- a CDS encoding NAD(P)/FAD-dependent oxidoreductase produces the protein MSLEALNERVKNDLAFLSFGGANWVRSREHADGHVYDVVIVGGGQSGLGAAFGLLRERISNIVVIDENASGLEGPWETYARMVTLRTPKHLTSIDLGIPSLTFRSWWEAQVGPEGWEEVDKIPRGDWMNYLRWYREVLNLPVFNEVKLTLVEPIENGIHRLHVNKAGTQMDVILARKVVFATGIQGGGEWHVPSMIADRLPRDRYAHTSEAIDFDRLKGKRVAVLGGGASAFDNASYALATGVAEAHVFVRREQLPSVNPIRQMEQSGMIERYHALPVADKYEVISHFFKFNQPPTNDTFNRAAAWPGFELHLNSPWLSVEATDQGAIVHTAKGAFTFDFLIISTGLLSDPALRPELKLVEPYIARWQDCYQAPPEHRNALLDAHPYLSSGFAMTSRSEEGEKTLHGLFVFNYSALASCGLSASAISGTKSAVPKLVSAIADQLFLDDREVILQQFYAYEEQEFTATWVKSGALAE, from the coding sequence ATGAGTCTGGAGGCTTTGAATGAACGTGTGAAGAATGATCTGGCGTTTTTGTCATTTGGTGGAGCAAACTGGGTGCGTTCAAGAGAACATGCGGATGGTCATGTCTATGATGTTGTCATTGTGGGTGGAGGACAGAGTGGATTAGGGGCGGCATTTGGACTTCTACGGGAACGGATCTCCAATATTGTGGTCATTGACGAGAATGCATCGGGGCTTGAAGGACCTTGGGAGACTTATGCACGTATGGTTACTTTGCGCACACCCAAGCATCTGACTTCCATCGATCTGGGTATCCCCTCGTTAACCTTTCGGTCATGGTGGGAAGCACAGGTTGGGCCCGAAGGTTGGGAAGAGGTAGACAAGATCCCGCGTGGAGACTGGATGAATTATTTACGATGGTATCGGGAAGTGCTGAATCTGCCTGTGTTTAATGAGGTGAAATTAACGCTGGTTGAGCCTATAGAGAACGGAATACATCGACTTCATGTGAACAAGGCAGGAACTCAGATGGACGTTATCCTTGCTCGCAAAGTAGTGTTTGCTACGGGAATACAAGGTGGTGGAGAGTGGCATGTGCCATCCATGATTGCGGATAGATTACCTCGGGATCGGTATGCCCATACGTCTGAAGCGATTGATTTTGATCGGTTAAAAGGTAAAAGGGTTGCTGTGCTTGGCGGCGGTGCTTCTGCATTCGATAATGCGAGTTATGCCCTTGCCACGGGTGTGGCGGAAGCTCATGTATTTGTGCGGCGGGAACAACTGCCAAGTGTTAATCCCATTCGTCAGATGGAACAATCCGGTATGATTGAGCGATACCACGCTCTGCCGGTTGCTGATAAATATGAAGTGATCTCTCACTTCTTCAAATTCAATCAACCGCCAACCAACGATACGTTTAATCGTGCGGCAGCCTGGCCTGGATTCGAACTGCATTTGAATTCGCCTTGGCTGAGTGTAGAAGCGACGGACCAAGGTGCGATTGTGCACACGGCAAAGGGAGCATTTACGTTTGATTTTCTGATTATTAGCACAGGTCTGCTTAGTGATCCGGCACTCCGTCCTGAACTGAAGCTTGTGGAGCCGTACATCGCGCGTTGGCAGGACTGTTACCAGGCTCCGCCAGAACATCGCAATGCATTGTTGGACGCACATCCATACCTGAGTTCCGGGTTTGCAATGACGAGCAGGAGCGAAGAGGGTGAGAAAACGTTGCACGGTCTGTTTGTATTCAACTACTCTGCACTTGCCAGTTGTGGTCTGTCGGCATCGGCAATATCGGGAACCAAGAGCGCGGTGCCCAAACTGGTCTCTGCCATAGCGGATCAGTTGTTCCTCGATGATCGGGAGGTTATTTTACAACAATTCTATGCGTATGAAGAACAGGAATTTACCGCTACGTGGGTGAAAAGTGGTGCACTCGCTGAGTAA